Proteins from a genomic interval of Tenacibaculum sp. SZ-18:
- the ggt gene encoding gamma-glutamyltransferase: MKLRKLLFLFTITILFNCQPQPEIGLITEKAMVVSARKEASKIGSEILKKGGNAFDAMAATELALAVAYPYAGNLGGGGFMVYRKNDGEIGALDYREKAPLSSTKDMFLDSLGNVIKGKSTLGAMAVGVPGTIAGVFESHKRFGSLPIEEILQPVIELAKKGVIVTEKQQNRLEKHTPNFRKANKETILLDNNWKKGDTIKYLSLAETLIRIQKNGRDEFYKGETAKILAKFLRDNGGIITEEDLAKYEAKWRTPIVFTYDDLKIISMAPPSSGGVCLSQIMNGIETYNLEQYEHNSTKYIQIITEAERRAYADRSYYLGDPDFVSIPITKLTSKEYSQERMKNFSFENPTLSASISHGSIEFIESNETTHYSIVDQFGNAVSVTTTINGAFGSKLYCSELGFFLNNEMDDFSSKPGTPNMFGLIGAEANKIEPEKRMLSSMTPTIVEKNGKLFMVIGTPGGSTIITSVLQTILNVHEYKMGMQEAVNKPRFHHQWLPDDIKMEPNGFDTKVKKQLQELGYKIDETNSPVIGKVDAILVLPNGKLEGGADHRGDDTAIGF; the protein is encoded by the coding sequence ATGAAGCTACGCAAACTACTATTTTTATTTACAATCACAATCTTATTCAATTGTCAACCTCAACCTGAAATTGGTTTAATCACCGAAAAAGCTATGGTTGTTTCAGCGAGAAAAGAAGCTTCCAAAATTGGTTCAGAAATTTTAAAAAAAGGTGGAAATGCATTTGACGCCATGGCAGCAACTGAATTAGCTCTTGCTGTAGCTTATCCCTACGCTGGAAATTTAGGTGGCGGTGGATTCATGGTTTACAGAAAAAATGATGGAGAAATTGGAGCTTTAGATTATCGAGAAAAGGCACCGTTAAGTTCAACAAAAGATATGTTTTTAGATTCATTAGGAAATGTAATTAAAGGAAAAAGTACCTTAGGAGCGATGGCTGTTGGTGTTCCTGGAACTATTGCAGGTGTTTTTGAATCTCATAAACGATTTGGAAGTTTACCAATTGAGGAAATACTACAACCTGTCATTGAACTAGCTAAGAAAGGTGTTATTGTAACCGAAAAACAACAAAACCGTTTAGAAAAACATACACCAAACTTTAGAAAAGCCAATAAAGAAACTATTCTTTTAGATAATAATTGGAAAAAAGGAGATACAATAAAATATCTGTCATTAGCAGAGACTCTAATTAGAATTCAAAAAAATGGTAGAGATGAATTTTACAAAGGAGAAACTGCGAAAATCTTAGCTAAATTTTTACGAGACAACGGTGGAATAATTACAGAAGAAGATTTAGCCAAATATGAAGCTAAATGGAGAACTCCGATTGTTTTCACTTATGACGATTTAAAAATAATTTCTATGGCCCCACCTTCAAGTGGAGGTGTATGTTTATCTCAAATTATGAATGGAATTGAAACATATAATTTGGAACAATATGAGCATAACTCAACAAAATACATTCAAATTATTACCGAAGCTGAACGCAGAGCATATGCAGATAGGAGTTATTATTTAGGAGATCCTGATTTCGTTTCAATTCCAATTACAAAACTCACTAGCAAAGAATATTCGCAAGAAAGAATGAAAAATTTTTCTTTCGAAAACCCAACCTTATCAGCATCAATTTCACATGGTTCAATAGAGTTTATTGAAAGTAATGAAACTACCCACTACTCCATCGTCGATCAATTTGGAAATGCTGTTTCAGTAACTACAACTATTAATGGCGCTTTTGGTTCTAAACTATACTGCTCAGAATTAGGCTTTTTCTTAAATAATGAAATGGATGATTTCAGCAGTAAACCAGGAACTCCAAATATGTTTGGATTAATTGGTGCAGAAGCTAATAAAATTGAACCAGAAAAAAGAATGTTAAGTTCTATGACACCAACTATTGTTGAGAAAAACGGGAAGTTATTTATGGTTATAGGAACTCCAGGAGGTTCTACAATTATTACTTCGGTTTTACAAACAATTTTAAATGTTCATGAATATAAAATGGGAATGCAAGAAGCTGTGAACAAACCACGATTTCATCATCAATGGTTACCAGATGATATTAAAATGGAACCGAATGGATTCGATACTAAAGTTAAAAAGCAACTCCAAGAATTAGGTTATAAAATTGATGAAACAAACTCTCCAGTAATTGGTAAAGTTGATGCTATTTTAGTTTTACCTAATGGAAAACTTGAAGGTGGTGCAGATCATAGAGGTGATGATACAGCAATTGGGTTTTAA
- a CDS encoding DUF4249 domain-containing protein, giving the protein MKKVLIYLIFILSSILISSCIEPVEFSAIEINSNLVVNARITNEFKFHTIELSRTIPVDSSNVSPERNATVSILDESGQIYSFEESSPGIYNSINEFAAEANKTYTLNIETSDGRKYLSSAETLPSTNASIGDIRTSVENNDITGIPELIIKVNSNISGAEGNYYKYEYDETYKVKTPIWSTKKLLIISDTPPYQFQLVDKTTEEDGIGFCYGNQKSKNILVTETQSLAQDQVIGFPIRQIPLDNYIIGIRYSILVKQYVINENAYNFFSLLETFSNPDDIFSQTQVGNLTSNIKSTDQPYKDKVIGFFEVSSLSTKRIFLNRNEITDNILYTNYRSLLGCIERVNPDIIEPSGNSPLLVRLQTGWIYQSPPDMPIIPPNNLYQLVRKQCGDCSHLGPVNPPEFWIE; this is encoded by the coding sequence ATGAAAAAGGTTTTAATATATTTAATTTTCATTCTCAGTTCAATCTTAATTAGTAGTTGTATTGAGCCAGTTGAGTTTTCTGCAATTGAAATAAATTCTAACTTAGTAGTAAATGCAAGAATAACAAATGAATTTAAATTTCATACTATAGAATTATCTCGAACAATACCTGTAGATTCATCGAATGTTTCTCCTGAAAGAAATGCAACTGTTTCAATTTTGGATGAATCTGGGCAAATTTATAGTTTCGAAGAGTCGTCACCAGGTATATACAATTCAATCAATGAGTTTGCCGCAGAGGCAAATAAAACATACACTCTAAATATCGAAACTAGTGATGGAAGAAAATATTTATCCTCAGCAGAAACTCTTCCTTCTACTAATGCTTCTATAGGAGATATTAGAACTAGTGTGGAAAATAATGATATTACTGGTATTCCAGAGCTAATAATTAAGGTAAATAGTAATATTTCGGGAGCTGAAGGAAATTATTACAAATACGAATATGATGAGACTTACAAAGTAAAAACTCCTATTTGGAGTACAAAAAAGTTACTCATTATTTCCGATACACCTCCATATCAATTTCAATTAGTTGATAAAACAACTGAAGAAGATGGAATTGGCTTTTGTTATGGAAATCAAAAATCGAAAAACATTTTAGTTACAGAAACACAGTCTTTAGCACAAGATCAAGTTATAGGATTTCCTATTCGACAAATTCCTTTAGATAATTATATTATTGGAATCCGATACAGCATACTCGTAAAACAATATGTTATTAATGAAAATGCATATAATTTCTTTTCTTTGTTAGAAACCTTTTCAAATCCAGATGATATATTTTCTCAAACTCAAGTTGGGAACTTAACAAGTAATATTAAATCTACCGATCAGCCGTACAAAGATAAAGTAATTGGATTTTTCGAAGTTTCCTCCCTTTCAACAAAACGTATTTTCTTAAATAGAAATGAAATAACAGATAATATATTATATACTAATTATAGAAGTCTACTTGGCTGTATTGAAAGAGTAAATCCAGATATCATTGAACCATCTGGTAACTCTCCACTTTTAGTAAGGTTACAAACAGGCTGGATTTATCAAAGTCCACCTGATATGCCAATTATTCCACCAAATAATTTATATCAACTAGTTCGAAAACAGTGTGGTGACTGCTCTCATTTAGGGCCGGTAAATCCTCCAGAATTTTGGATTGAATAA
- a CDS encoding TonB-dependent receptor has translation MKSAIKKTILSLIFLIVSVGLFAQEKNETVTISADNLTKEQVINLIESKTNYRFYYLKNWLDQEKVNFNFTNAKLSHVLDTLFGGSSVNYFVFEENKVVLTNGNLIKKSIYDTEEITSDNIEDAPVLVNSNGASRIKIGKEVTHKKEFYTVTGIIKNDKNGEPIEGATIFERGKNIYATSNEKGFFKIKLPFGENSLETSFVGFDIEYKDVIIYNNGNLNFSISEKSEQLEEVVISASRTRNIRQTISGISQIKAKEIKKIPLVLGERDILKVAITLPSIKSTGEGSEGVNVRGGKVDQNLFLLDNGVIYNPTHFLGLFSAINPFTTNDLKIYTGNIPAEYGGRLSSVFDIRTKDPNTKEFKGEASIGPVTGNVNIDIPVVKEKSGLVLGIRSTYSDWILGLVNNKEIENSSVSFYDIIAKYKHQINDNNAIRATGYFSKDQFQIASDTINRYGNVMGALNWEHVFNDKNRGNLGVSHSQYSFDIDYENQETNRSFDLAYNISETDLKIKLQYDYSDKHKFEYGLESKLYQIKPGTIQPKGNNSTVVPLNIPEERALENALFISDEFTVNKKLNFNIGLRLNQYLALGPSSQREYRNDAPKNESTVINTVEYDNNEIFQTYHGLSYRLAGRYALNNTLSLKASFNKSFQYIHRLNNNTTATPIDTWRLSDTNIKPQEGTQISLGLFKNINGNDYEISLEGYYKRYQNLLDYKIGANLLLNENIETEVLQGKGKSYGVEFLLRKNKGKLNGWLGYSYSRSLIQLNSMFDEETVNNGEFFPTNYDKPHDLTAVLNYKFTERYSFSANFTYQTGRPITYPTGKFIFNGAEFLTYSDRNQFRIPDYYRLDIGINIEGNHKIKKFAHSFWNISVYNVLGRNNPYSVFFQTNANGNVEAYQSSIFSVPIPTITYNFSF, from the coding sequence ATGAAATCAGCTATTAAAAAAACTATATTATCGCTAATTTTTTTAATTGTTTCTGTAGGTCTTTTCGCTCAAGAAAAAAACGAAACTGTTACTATTAGTGCTGATAATTTAACCAAAGAACAGGTTATTAATCTTATCGAAAGTAAAACTAACTATCGTTTCTACTATCTTAAAAACTGGTTAGATCAGGAAAAAGTAAATTTCAATTTCACTAATGCCAAATTATCACACGTTTTAGATACGCTATTTGGAGGATCTAGTGTAAATTATTTTGTTTTTGAAGAGAACAAAGTAGTACTTACTAATGGTAATTTAATTAAAAAAAGTATTTACGATACAGAAGAAATAACCTCTGATAATATTGAGGATGCTCCAGTTTTAGTAAACTCTAATGGTGCTTCTAGAATTAAAATAGGTAAAGAGGTTACTCACAAAAAAGAATTTTATACTGTAACCGGAATAATAAAAAATGATAAAAACGGAGAGCCTATTGAAGGAGCAACTATTTTTGAGAGAGGAAAAAATATTTATGCTACTTCTAACGAAAAAGGTTTCTTTAAAATTAAACTTCCTTTCGGGGAAAACAGTCTGGAAACGTCATTTGTTGGATTTGACATTGAATATAAAGATGTTATTATTTACAACAACGGAAATTTAAACTTTTCAATAAGTGAAAAATCTGAACAACTAGAAGAAGTAGTAATAAGTGCCAGTAGAACTCGTAATATTCGACAAACAATATCTGGGATTAGTCAAATAAAAGCGAAAGAAATAAAGAAAATTCCGTTGGTGCTAGGGGAAAGAGATATCTTAAAAGTAGCTATTACACTACCCTCTATAAAATCCACAGGTGAAGGATCTGAAGGAGTTAATGTAAGAGGTGGAAAAGTAGATCAAAACCTCTTTCTTTTGGACAATGGAGTTATTTATAATCCAACACATTTCTTAGGATTATTCTCTGCCATTAATCCTTTTACTACCAATGATTTAAAAATATATACTGGAAACATTCCTGCTGAATATGGAGGAAGATTAAGTTCTGTTTTTGATATTAGAACCAAAGACCCAAATACAAAAGAGTTTAAAGGTGAAGCCTCTATTGGACCTGTTACGGGAAATGTGAATATAGACATTCCTGTAGTTAAGGAGAAATCTGGATTAGTTTTAGGTATAAGAAGTACATATTCTGATTGGATTTTAGGATTAGTTAACAACAAAGAAATTGAAAACAGTAGTGTTTCATTCTATGATATTATCGCTAAATACAAACACCAAATTAATGATAATAACGCTATAAGAGCAACTGGATATTTTAGTAAAGATCAATTTCAGATTGCCTCAGATACTATTAATAGATATGGAAATGTGATGGGAGCTTTAAATTGGGAACATGTTTTTAATGATAAGAATAGAGGAAATTTAGGAGTTTCTCATAGTCAGTATTCTTTCGATATAGATTATGAAAATCAAGAAACTAATAGAAGTTTTGACTTAGCCTATAACATTAGTGAAACCGATTTAAAAATTAAATTACAATACGACTATTCAGATAAACACAAATTTGAATATGGTTTGGAATCAAAGTTGTATCAAATTAAACCTGGAACCATTCAACCGAAAGGTAATAACTCAACGGTCGTCCCACTAAATATTCCAGAAGAAAGAGCACTAGAAAATGCATTGTTTATTTCTGATGAATTTACCGTAAACAAGAAACTTAACTTCAATATTGGGCTTCGTTTAAATCAATACCTCGCGCTTGGTCCTTCAAGTCAAAGAGAATATAGAAATGATGCACCAAAAAACGAATCAACAGTTATAAATACAGTTGAATACGACAATAATGAAATTTTCCAAACCTATCACGGATTAAGTTACCGTTTAGCCGGAAGATATGCTCTTAATAATACTTTATCACTAAAAGCAAGTTTTAATAAGTCTTTTCAATATATACATCGCTTAAACAATAACACAACTGCTACACCTATTGACACTTGGAGATTATCAGACACCAATATAAAACCTCAAGAAGGTACTCAAATTTCTCTAGGTTTATTTAAAAACATTAATGGAAATGATTATGAAATTAGTCTCGAAGGATATTATAAAAGATATCAAAATCTGTTAGACTATAAGATTGGGGCTAACTTATTATTAAATGAAAATATTGAGACGGAAGTTTTACAAGGTAAAGGTAAATCTTATGGAGTAGAATTTTTATTAAGAAAGAACAAAGGAAAGTTAAATGGATGGTTAGGATATAGTTATTCAAGATCTTTAATACAATTAAACAGCATGTTTGATGAAGAAACTGTGAATAATGGTGAGTTTTTTCCAACGAATTATGACAAACCTCATGATTTAACAGCAGTTTTAAACTATAAATTCACTGAGCGATATAGTTTCTCAGCTAACTTCACATATCAAACTGGAAGACCCATTACATATCCAACAGGGAAATTTATTTTTAACGGTGCTGAATTTTTAACTTACAGTGATCGTAACCAGTTTAGAATTCCAGATTATTATCGTCTAGACATAGGCATAAATATTGAAGGGAACCATAAAATAAAAAAGTTTGCTCATAGTTTTTGGAATATTTCAGTTTACAATGTTTTGGGAAGAAACAATCCTTACTCGGTATTTTTTCAAACAAATGCTAATGGTAATGTAGAAGCTTATCAAAGCTCTATTTTCTCAGTTCCGATACCAACAATTACTTACAATTTTAGCTTTTAA
- a CDS encoding DUF4249 domain-containing protein, translated as MKKNKYLRYFLATIILVSCVDSIDYSSINFKSNLIVKAIITDEFKNHTVELSKSVPIDSEEIIKEINAVVKIKDDSGNIYDFNETEQGIYTSISPFKAEPNQSYTLEIQTSNGEKYSSSSQQLPTLANINNLTPSIDNNLDNNKVIVLTLDASGNSANGSYYRYEYDETYQIRPVVWNPKRIEVVSDTPPYAFKIVEKEPEIYGNGFCYGNNKSKKILLAETTSLSSDEVKGYKIREIPVSSYVLGIRYSILIKQYVLNQNTNNYYQLLDKFSNNDNIFTQTQVGNIPSNITSETNPIEDKVIGYFEVSSLTKKRFYFNREDITNLSFVNYLGLTGCNEFPNPPLEDDSGGSPLLEYLQTHILYDEPPGGIGGGSDAPYELILRECGDCSQAGSVIKPDFWED; from the coding sequence ATGAAAAAAAATAAATATTTACGCTATTTTCTGGCTACAATTATCCTTGTAAGTTGTGTTGATTCAATTGATTATTCATCAATCAATTTTAAGAGTAATTTAATTGTAAAAGCCATAATTACCGATGAGTTCAAAAACCATACAGTTGAACTTTCAAAAAGTGTTCCTATTGATTCAGAAGAAATTATCAAAGAAATAAATGCCGTGGTTAAAATCAAGGATGACTCTGGTAATATTTATGATTTTAATGAAACAGAACAAGGAATTTATACTTCTATTTCTCCTTTTAAAGCAGAACCAAATCAAAGTTATACACTTGAAATTCAAACATCAAATGGTGAGAAATATAGCTCTTCAAGCCAACAACTCCCAACCCTAGCGAATATTAATAATTTAACTCCAAGTATTGACAATAATTTGGATAATAACAAAGTTATTGTACTTACTTTAGATGCCTCAGGAAATAGTGCAAATGGAAGTTATTACAGATATGAATATGATGAAACTTATCAAATTAGACCAGTAGTTTGGAATCCAAAACGAATAGAAGTAGTCTCTGATACTCCTCCATATGCTTTCAAAATCGTAGAAAAGGAACCTGAGATCTATGGGAATGGGTTTTGTTATGGAAATAACAAGTCAAAAAAAATTTTATTAGCAGAAACAACGTCTTTATCTTCAGATGAAGTTAAAGGTTATAAAATTAGAGAAATTCCTGTAAGTAGTTATGTCTTGGGAATTAGATATAGCATACTAATTAAACAATATGTGTTAAATCAGAATACGAATAATTATTATCAACTTTTGGATAAATTTTCAAATAATGATAATATTTTTACTCAAACACAAGTAGGAAATATACCGAGTAACATTACTTCAGAAACAAATCCTATCGAGGATAAAGTAATTGGTTATTTTGAAGTATCTTCATTAACTAAAAAAAGATTTTACTTTAACCGTGAAGATATTACCAACTTATCATTTGTTAATTACTTAGGATTAACAGGATGCAACGAATTTCCTAATCCACCACTTGAAGACGATTCAGGAGGCTCTCCTCTGCTTGAATATTTACAAACTCATATTCTTTATGATGAACCACCAGGAGGAATTGGAGGAGGCTCTGATGCCCCTTACGAATTAATTTTAAGAGAATGCGGAGATTGCTCTCAGGCAGGATCAGTTATAAAACCAGATTTCTGGGAAGACTAA
- a CDS encoding acyl carrier protein phosphodiesterase: MLGNFIADHIRGNKFKHLTEDIQKGIYLHRSIDTFTDSNEIVRISKRRLHERYGHYDGVIIDIFYDHFLAKNWENYSQIPLDIYTKSIYHYLESQKEILPETTKELLPYMIQYDWLYNYQFIDGIQQVMNGMNRRTKGKSQMNLAVEDLELHYNELENDFQTFMFELIEFVSNELDKL; this comes from the coding sequence ATGCTCGGCAATTTTATTGCTGACCATATTCGGGGTAATAAATTCAAACACCTGACAGAAGATATTCAGAAAGGAATTTACCTGCACCGAAGTATTGATACTTTTACTGATTCAAATGAAATCGTGAGAATTAGTAAACGCAGACTACATGAAAGATATGGTCATTACGATGGTGTGATTATAGATATTTTTTATGATCATTTCCTTGCAAAAAACTGGGAGAATTATTCGCAAATACCTTTAGATATTTATACTAAAAGTATTTATCACTATTTAGAAAGTCAAAAAGAAATTTTACCCGAAACAACAAAAGAATTACTTCCATATATGATTCAATACGATTGGTTGTATAATTATCAATTTATTGATGGTATACAACAAGTTATGAACGGAATGAATCGAAGAACAAAAGGAAAATCTCAAATGAATCTTGCTGTTGAAGATTTAGAATTACACTACAACGAACTTGAAAATGATTTTCAAACTTTTATGTTTGAGTTAATCGAATTTGTTTCTAATGAACTTGACAAACTATGA